A single region of the Prevotella sp. HUN102 genome encodes:
- a CDS encoding GLPGLI family protein — translation MKRNLFVWVLAMTAMFAEAQGVTLITDDDRKQGEFIDRVKYEIVYDMNSVVNPNAEARASFNEQMLLQIGDKCSAFYSYASYQVDSLIAEQMRKGEDININTSSQVSWKVYRNYPAMGRSAYLDRIANDRYVVEEELDVPRWEIVADSTRQILGYTAHLATAKYRGRVWNAWYAADIPLDNGPWKLHGLPGLILSAYDSNREFTFNAVGIRNVREEKMMEYKGRDYEPIARKSLNKIYKRYYFDAIGYTLMSFPSSSNRTITIKDENGNELKHSAPQDYNLIEW, via the coding sequence ATGAAAAGAAATCTATTTGTATGGGTGCTTGCAATGACGGCAATGTTTGCAGAGGCACAGGGTGTAACTCTCATTACGGACGACGACAGGAAGCAGGGCGAGTTCATTGACCGTGTGAAGTACGAGATAGTCTATGATATGAACTCGGTTGTCAATCCGAATGCCGAGGCACGGGCTTCGTTCAACGAGCAGATGCTGCTGCAGATCGGCGATAAGTGCTCGGCCTTTTACAGCTATGCGAGCTATCAGGTGGACTCGCTGATAGCCGAACAGATGCGGAAAGGCGAAGACATCAATATTAATACCAGTTCGCAAGTGAGCTGGAAGGTGTATAGGAACTATCCCGCAATGGGCAGATCTGCCTATCTGGACAGGATAGCAAACGACCGTTACGTCGTGGAGGAGGAACTGGACGTGCCCCGATGGGAGATTGTTGCCGACAGCACGAGGCAGATACTCGGATATACGGCACACTTGGCCACGGCAAAGTATCGCGGACGGGTGTGGAACGCGTGGTATGCAGCCGACATTCCGCTCGACAACGGCCCGTGGAAGCTCCACGGATTGCCCGGATTGATACTCTCTGCCTATGATTCCAACCGCGAATTTACGTTCAATGCCGTGGGAATCAGGAATGTCAGGGAGGAAAAGATGATGGAGTACAAGGGCAGGGACTATGAGCCGATAGCACGGAAGTCGCTCAACAAGATATACAAACGTTACTATTTCGATGCCATCGGCTATACGCTGATGAGCTTTCCCTCCTCGTCGAATCGGACGATAACTATCAAGGACGAAAACGGAAACGAACTGAAACACTCTGCTCCACAGGACTACAACCTGATAGAATGGTAG
- the dtd gene encoding D-aminoacyl-tRNA deacylase, protein MRIVIQRVKHASVTINGNVKSAIQQGYLILLGIGEDDNEEDISWLVNKVIGLRVFDDEQGVMNKSIMEVDGEILVVSQFTLMASYKKGNRPSYLRAARHEISIPLYNKFCKELSQALGKTVGEGEFGADMKVELLNDGPVTICMDTKNKE, encoded by the coding sequence ATGAGAATCGTTATCCAGCGTGTGAAGCACGCATCCGTAACCATCAATGGCAACGTGAAATCTGCCATCCAACAGGGTTATCTTATCCTCTTAGGCATCGGCGAAGACGACAATGAAGAGGATATTTCTTGGCTTGTTAATAAAGTCATCGGCCTACGTGTATTCGATGACGAACAGGGAGTGATGAACAAGAGCATAATGGAAGTGGACGGAGAGATACTCGTTGTTTCCCAGTTCACGCTGATGGCAAGCTACAAGAAAGGCAACCGTCCAAGCTATCTTCGCGCTGCAAGGCACGAAATCTCCATCCCACTATACAACAAGTTCTGCAAGGAACTAAGCCAAGCATTGGGAAAAACCGTGGGGGAAGGCGAATTTGGTGCTGATATGAAGGTGGAACTGCTCAACGACGGTCCTGTAACCATCTGTATGGACACGAAGAATAAAGAGTGA
- a CDS encoding adenine phosphoribosyltransferase codes for MNSKILLDNLRCIPDWPIPGVNFRDVTTLFKSPEALQEITDEMYELYKDKGITKIVGIESRGFVMSSALALKLGAGIVLCRKPGKLPCETVQESYAKEYGIDTIEIHKDAITEDDIILLHDDLLATGGTMKAACSLVKKFNPKKVYCNFIIELRSEFPNCRDSFDKDVEISSLLEF; via the coding sequence ATGAACAGTAAAATTCTACTTGACAATCTTAGGTGTATTCCTGATTGGCCAATCCCGGGCGTTAATTTCCGAGACGTAACCACTCTCTTCAAATCTCCGGAAGCATTGCAAGAGATTACAGACGAAATGTATGAACTTTACAAGGACAAAGGAATTACAAAGATTGTGGGAATCGAAAGCCGCGGCTTCGTAATGTCGTCTGCCTTGGCTTTAAAATTAGGTGCAGGCATCGTTCTCTGTCGCAAACCGGGAAAGCTCCCTTGCGAAACAGTTCAAGAAAGCTACGCAAAGGAATACGGCATCGACACGATTGAAATCCACAAGGACGCAATTACGGAAGACGATATTATCCTCCTTCACGACGATTTGCTTGCTACCGGTGGTACGATGAAAGCTGCTTGCAGCCTCGTTAAAAAGTTCAATCCTAAGAAAGTCTACTGCAATTTCATCATAGAATTGCGCAGCGAGTTTCCGAACTGCCGAGACAGTTTCGACAAGGACGTTGAAATTTCATCTCTTTTGGAGTTCTAA
- a CDS encoding nucleotide pyrophosphohydrolase, translating into MTIQEAQKMVDDWIHQYGVRYFSELTNMACLTEEVGELARVMARTYGDQSFKKGEKPNIGEEMADVLWVLMCLANQTGVDLTEELRKSFEKKTSRDKDRHRNNDKLTAK; encoded by the coding sequence ATGACAATACAGGAAGCACAAAAGATGGTGGACGACTGGATTCATCAATACGGCGTCCGCTACTTCAGCGAGCTTACCAATATGGCTTGCCTTACGGAAGAAGTGGGCGAACTGGCAAGAGTGATGGCCCGAACCTACGGCGACCAGAGCTTCAAGAAGGGGGAAAAGCCCAATATCGGCGAAGAAATGGCCGATGTTTTATGGGTACTGATGTGTCTTGCCAACCAAACCGGCGTAGATTTGACCGAAGAATTGCGCAAGAGCTTCGAAAAGAAGACGAGCAGAGACAAGGACAGGCACAGAAACAACGACAAGCTGACGGCAAAATAA
- the uvrC gene encoding excinuclease ABC subunit UvrC, which translates to MNKEENFKRLEYLKGIVQTLPEKPGTYQYYDEEHTIIYVGKAKNLKNRVSSYFHKEVDRFKTKVLVSKIHDITYTVVNSEEDALLIENQLIKQYQPKYNVLLKDGKTYPSICVTNEYFPRIFNTRNINKRYGTFFGPYSHISSMYAILDIIKKVYKPRTCRFPITKEGIEQNKYKPCLEYHLKNCGAPCIGKQSYEDYQQNINQAKQILKGNTREVQRILRAQMEKCAEELRFEEAEAYKQRYIALENFAAKSEIVSYTINDVDVFTIVNDEFRKNAFINYIHVTNGAINQSFTFEYKRKLDESDAELLNEAIPDIRQRFNSKAKEIIVPFELDFKIKDAEFFIPQRGDKKHLLELSEMNAKQYKFDRLKQAEKLNPEQKQTRLMKELQEALKLPKLPYQIECFDNSNISGTDAVAGCVVYKAMKPSKKDYRKYNIKTVVGPDDYTSMQEVVRRRYSRMIEEKESLPDLIITDGGKGQMEVVREVIEDELHLNIPIAGLAKDNRHRTNELLYGFPPQTIGIKTNSELFKILTNIQDEVHRYAISFHRNKRSKHQLHSELDDIKGIGTKSREALLKQFKSVKKIKEADIQSLTEVLGNAKATLLFNYFHSTEG; encoded by the coding sequence ATGAACAAAGAAGAAAACTTTAAACGCTTAGAGTATCTTAAAGGCATAGTACAGACACTTCCTGAGAAACCGGGAACGTACCAGTACTATGACGAAGAGCATACCATCATTTATGTGGGAAAGGCAAAGAATCTAAAGAATCGTGTTTCTTCTTATTTCCACAAAGAGGTGGACAGATTCAAGACAAAGGTACTCGTTTCCAAAATTCACGATATCACTTATACCGTGGTCAATTCGGAAGAAGACGCATTGCTGATAGAGAATCAACTGATAAAGCAATATCAGCCGAAATACAATGTGCTGCTGAAAGACGGAAAAACGTACCCGAGTATCTGTGTTACGAACGAATATTTCCCACGAATATTCAACACACGCAACATAAACAAACGCTACGGAACATTTTTCGGCCCTTATAGCCACATAAGCAGTATGTACGCTATTCTTGATATTATAAAGAAAGTGTACAAGCCTCGCACGTGTAGATTCCCGATAACAAAAGAAGGTATTGAGCAAAATAAGTACAAACCTTGTCTTGAATATCACCTGAAGAATTGTGGAGCACCCTGCATTGGAAAGCAAAGCTATGAAGATTATCAGCAAAACATCAATCAGGCAAAGCAGATTCTAAAGGGCAACACACGTGAGGTGCAAAGGATTCTTCGGGCACAAATGGAAAAATGCGCAGAAGAATTACGTTTTGAAGAGGCTGAAGCCTACAAGCAAAGATACATTGCTCTGGAGAATTTTGCAGCCAAAAGCGAGATAGTGAGCTATACGATCAACGACGTTGATGTGTTTACTATCGTGAATGATGAGTTCAGAAAAAACGCATTCATCAATTATATCCACGTTACAAATGGTGCCATCAACCAGAGTTTTACCTTTGAATACAAGCGAAAACTCGATGAAAGCGACGCAGAACTTCTCAACGAAGCCATTCCAGATATACGCCAACGATTCAACAGCAAGGCAAAAGAGATTATCGTTCCCTTTGAATTGGACTTTAAAATAAAGGATGCCGAGTTCTTCATTCCACAGCGAGGAGACAAGAAACATTTGCTGGAGCTTTCGGAAATGAACGCCAAGCAATACAAATTCGACCGATTAAAACAAGCCGAAAAGCTGAATCCCGAGCAGAAACAAACGAGACTGATGAAAGAACTTCAGGAAGCTCTGAAACTGCCTAAGCTACCCTATCAAATCGAATGCTTCGATAATTCAAACATTTCCGGTACCGATGCCGTTGCAGGATGCGTGGTCTACAAAGCAATGAAACCCTCTAAGAAGGATTACAGAAAGTACAATATCAAGACAGTTGTCGGACCAGACGACTACACTTCTATGCAGGAAGTGGTGCGCCGTCGCTACTCTCGGATGATAGAGGAAAAGGAATCGCTACCCGACCTCATTATTACCGACGGTGGTAAAGGGCAGATGGAAGTGGTAAGAGAGGTTATCGAGGACGAACTCCACCTGAATATACCCATCGCCGGACTTGCAAAGGACAACCGTCACAGGACAAACGAGCTGCTCTACGGCTTTCCTCCCCAGACAATCGGCATAAAAACCAACTCCGAACTCTTCAAAATCCTTACCAATATACAGGACGAAGTACATAGATATGCTATATCCTTCCATCGCAACAAACGCTCTAAACATCAGTTACACAGCGAATTAGACGATATTAAAGGTATTGGAACGAAAAGCAGGGAAGCATTGTTGAAGCAATTTAAGAGCGTAAAAAAGATAAAAGAAGCTGATATTCAATCGCTTACAGAAGTATTAGGCAATGCGAAAGCTACTTTACTCTTCAATTATTTCCACTCTACGGAGGGTTAA
- a CDS encoding winged helix-turn-helix domain-containing protein — protein MDKRIKLVFLLSIATILLTLAGQAYWLYNQYLYTSNAMADELKNICAKGLATEEEMRIKEVYEYLGEQKIKDTLNVTTTISYDYSSKRKPTSTSTFTYLLPEKGKVVFNCNGLTSSAAGEIYNKYKAASFKSFQTKVIDSLLTAKGSQKIQDFKHVKMKANNLEPRFSTEIGWETKLKVAYWSNPLFGEGIAFSIPIPVSNVIKSMMWQLIASTLLLIVLTICTLYQIKTIIIQKRIDGIRREFMKNMIFEMKQPEETGADGECLRIGDTEFRYGLNELQYREERVILTSRQAEILKLLSDSPNRIVPREDILLAAWGDDSYANSLALNVQITHLRRALKSDEKLSIDVIYKKGYILNIRNQ, from the coding sequence ATGGACAAACGAATAAAGCTGGTATTCCTCCTTTCCATCGCCACTATTCTCCTGACGCTCGCAGGACAAGCCTACTGGCTCTACAACCAGTATCTCTACACGAGCAATGCGATGGCAGACGAACTGAAGAACATCTGCGCCAAAGGTCTTGCAACGGAAGAGGAAATGCGCATAAAGGAAGTTTACGAATACCTCGGAGAACAAAAGATAAAGGACACGCTGAACGTAACCACTACCATATCCTACGATTACAGCTCGAAGCGCAAGCCCACCTCCACGTCTACCTTCACTTATCTTCTGCCGGAGAAAGGTAAGGTGGTCTTCAACTGCAACGGACTGACATCATCGGCTGCCGGCGAAATCTACAACAAATACAAAGCTGCGAGCTTCAAATCTTTCCAGACAAAGGTAATCGACTCGCTCCTCACGGCAAAGGGAAGCCAGAAGATACAGGATTTCAAGCACGTCAAGATGAAGGCAAACAACCTTGAACCACGGTTCAGCACGGAAATCGGATGGGAAACAAAACTGAAAGTGGCGTACTGGAGCAATCCTCTCTTCGGCGAAGGCATTGCATTCTCCATCCCGATTCCTGTCTCCAACGTAATAAAGTCGATGATGTGGCAGCTCATTGCGAGCACACTCCTCCTCATCGTCCTTACCATCTGCACTCTCTATCAGATTAAAACCATCATCATCCAGAAGCGCATCGACGGCATCCGTCGTGAATTTATGAAGAATATGATATTCGAGATGAAGCAGCCCGAAGAGACCGGTGCCGACGGAGAGTGCCTGCGCATAGGCGATACGGAATTCCGTTACGGACTCAACGAATTGCAGTATAGGGAGGAACGCGTGATTCTGACCTCACGACAAGCCGAGATACTGAAGCTCCTGAGCGATTCGCCCAACAGGATTGTACCGCGCGAAGACATTCTTCTTGCTGCGTGGGGCGACGATTCCTACGCCAATTCCCTCGCTCTGAACGTTCAGATAACCCATCTGCGGCGCGCCCTAAAGTCGGATGAGAAACTCTCCATCGACGTTATCTACAAGAAAGGCTACATTCTCAACATCAGAAACCAGTAG
- a CDS encoding carboxypeptidase-like regulatory domain-containing protein, which translates to MKRYIMLLLSFWTCLAVQAQTSVYGTVEDGTGKSVPGASVTLLRAGKPLKFTKTDARGAFRMNIGELQKADSLQIGCIGFAKTVVKPAEKGATNVKLAAKPFELNEVTVRGGRIFGRQDTTVYDLTRFANERDNSLKDVLKKLPGVEVASNGELTVNGKSLSRFTVEGLDLTGGRYNQLEENIKAKDVKNAEIIHHDQPVKALEGKVLTDNVAMNIVLKDDARDKLLPTVRPHLLIGKPVSVGGAANILQIGKNRQWMYTLAYDRTGKDLMQETHALAHYGGGLPAAGLPSWHAAPSVYAPIAAERLRFNTSQRYGASRIQKLPNDGELRFTANYLRTVERQTTKNESVYDLGGSTPVITTQNQHLTLLHDDFSAELEHKINTASTYGKDLLSISARQTDALSDLGDTLAQRIRTPELNISGSLYRLYTLGKGQLSVQSVMDYHHSVSDLYINNFRTRLRTNLWHSAVSVGWLRKRLYLTRRYSGGFDLRNLNLSGSSVKLSAHLSPYFQYERGKFQASLTPRLVWERFVRQRCSFLLPQPSLYLKWKSGRRSEWTLAANYAEGTGQMGEFILDSYRQNYRTYYTGDGLIRRTRNLFSTLEYVYKRPVSEFFFNAGATVGRSWQNIMIDLRIADGRYYLSQRECNAESDYWQAEASVSKGLSDLHLKARLNGSFTYGKGQQMSDGNLLQYTSRLCNLMPNIEFAPTCGALSYEGRFSWSSSSVMETLFGWEQSLSLTSTFGPIDLTCSMTHHRNELQQGNVLSILLADAKAVWRMKKLRLSLNLSNLFDKKEYIVRQNTGISISTDCYTLRGCELLLALQYSL; encoded by the coding sequence ATGAAACGATACATTATGCTGCTGCTTTCCTTTTGGACGTGCCTTGCAGTTCAGGCACAGACTTCCGTTTACGGAACGGTGGAGGACGGTACCGGAAAATCCGTTCCGGGTGCATCGGTAACGCTTCTCCGAGCCGGCAAGCCGCTGAAGTTTACGAAGACAGACGCCCGGGGAGCCTTCCGAATGAATATCGGGGAATTGCAAAAGGCCGATTCCTTGCAGATAGGCTGTATAGGATTTGCCAAGACGGTCGTGAAGCCGGCAGAGAAGGGAGCAACGAACGTGAAACTGGCGGCAAAGCCTTTCGAGCTGAACGAGGTAACGGTGCGTGGCGGAAGAATATTCGGAAGACAGGACACCACGGTTTACGACCTGACGCGGTTCGCCAACGAGCGCGACAATTCGCTGAAGGACGTGCTGAAGAAACTGCCCGGCGTAGAAGTGGCGTCGAACGGCGAGCTGACTGTGAACGGAAAATCGCTCAGCCGATTCACCGTGGAAGGATTGGACTTGACAGGCGGTCGATACAATCAGCTTGAGGAAAACATCAAGGCAAAGGATGTGAAGAATGCCGAAATCATCCATCACGATCAACCGGTAAAGGCTCTGGAGGGAAAGGTGCTCACGGACAACGTGGCGATGAACATCGTGCTGAAGGACGACGCACGCGACAAACTGCTGCCCACCGTCAGGCCGCATCTGCTCATCGGCAAGCCGGTCAGCGTGGGGGGTGCTGCCAATATCCTGCAAATAGGCAAGAATAGGCAATGGATGTACACCCTTGCCTACGACCGGACGGGGAAAGACCTGATGCAGGAAACGCACGCACTGGCGCATTATGGCGGAGGATTGCCCGCGGCAGGGCTGCCGTCGTGGCACGCCGCTCCCTCCGTCTATGCCCCGATAGCTGCCGAACGGCTCCGGTTCAACACCTCACAACGCTACGGAGCAAGCAGAATACAGAAGCTGCCGAACGACGGCGAACTGCGCTTCACGGCAAACTATCTGCGGACGGTGGAACGGCAGACAACAAAGAACGAATCAGTCTACGACCTCGGAGGTTCAACTCCCGTAATAACCACTCAGAATCAGCACCTCACCTTGCTGCACGACGATTTCTCAGCCGAGCTTGAGCACAAGATAAACACGGCTTCAACGTATGGGAAAGACCTGCTGAGCATCTCGGCAAGGCAGACCGACGCCCTGTCCGACCTTGGCGACACGCTCGCCCAACGCATCAGAACTCCCGAGCTGAACATCTCCGGGAGCCTGTACCGCCTTTACACGCTCGGCAAGGGACAGCTCTCCGTTCAGTCCGTAATGGATTACCACCATTCCGTTTCCGACCTTTATATTAACAACTTCAGGACACGTCTGCGCACAAACCTGTGGCATTCTGCCGTGTCCGTGGGATGGTTGCGCAAGCGGTTGTATCTTACGAGGCGATATTCCGGTGGGTTCGACCTCCGAAACCTGAACCTGTCGGGCAGCAGCGTGAAGCTCTCCGCCCATCTTTCCCCTTATTTCCAGTACGAACGGGGGAAGTTTCAGGCATCGCTCACGCCCCGTTTGGTGTGGGAACGATTCGTCCGCCAACGCTGTTCGTTCCTCCTTCCGCAGCCTTCCCTCTATCTGAAATGGAAGTCCGGACGGAGAAGCGAGTGGACGCTGGCAGCCAATTACGCCGAAGGGACAGGACAGATGGGCGAGTTTATCCTTGACAGCTATCGGCAGAACTACCGTACTTATTATACGGGCGACGGACTGATTCGCCGGACGCGCAACCTCTTTTCCACCTTGGAGTATGTCTACAAGCGTCCCGTGAGCGAGTTCTTCTTCAATGCCGGTGCGACGGTGGGGCGCAGTTGGCAGAACATTATGATCGATTTACGGATTGCCGACGGCAGGTATTACCTTTCGCAGAGGGAGTGCAATGCGGAAAGCGACTATTGGCAGGCCGAGGCTTCGGTGTCGAAAGGACTTTCCGACCTGCACCTCAAGGCTCGTCTTAACGGCAGTTTCACGTATGGTAAAGGGCAGCAGATGTCCGACGGCAATCTGCTGCAATACACTTCGCGCCTCTGCAATCTGATGCCCAACATAGAGTTTGCCCCCACTTGTGGAGCACTCAGCTATGAAGGCCGTTTCAGTTGGAGCAGTTCATCTGTAATGGAAACGCTTTTCGGATGGGAACAGAGCCTTTCGCTCACTTCCACTTTCGGTCCGATAGACCTCACTTGCTCTATGACGCATCATCGCAACGAGCTGCAACAGGGCAACGTGCTCAGCATCTTGCTTGCCGATGCCAAAGCCGTGTGGCGGATGAAGAAGCTCCGTCTCTCCCTCAATCTCTCCAACCTGTTCGACAAGAAGGAATACATCGTAAGGCAGAACACCGGAATAAGCATCTCTACGGACTGTTATACATTGCGGGGATGCGAACTGCTGTTGGCGTTGCAATATTCTTTATAG
- the mnmG gene encoding tRNA uridine-5-carboxymethylaminomethyl(34) synthesis enzyme MnmG, producing the protein MKFKYDVLVIGGGHAGCEAATAAANMGAKTCLVTMDMNKIAQMSCNPAVGGIAKGQIVREIDALGGQMGLITDATAIQFRMLNRSKGPAVWSPRAQCDREKFISEWKRTLDHTDNLDIFQDQADELLVKDNKALGVRTIWGIEIYARTVVVTAGTFLNGLMHIGRRQVEGGRCSEPAVKNFTESITHWGITSSRMKTGTPVRIDKRSVHFEDMEAQPGETDYHQFSYLDRHRELPQLPCWTCSTNEEAHEILRAGVAESPLFNGQIQSTGPRYCPSIETKLVTFPDKNSHPLFLEPEGVDTNEMYLNGFSSSMPWEIQLEAIHRVPALRDAKIYRPGYAIEYDYFDPTQLKPSLESKIIEGLFFAGQVNGTTGYEEAGGQGLVAGVNAALLCAGNEPFVMKRDESYIGVLIDDLTTKGVDEPYRMFTSRAEYRILLRQDDADARLTEKAYELGIAKRDRYDWWIQKKEHINRIISYCEETAVKPNEINGYLDSIGSSPLQGTVKIADLIARPGVGFDGLAEHLPNLKEIIEQSPNRKEEISEAAETKMKYKGYIERERVFAEKMRRLEDIKIKGHFNYSEIHDLSTECRQKLERIQPETLAQASRIPGVSPSDINVLLVLMGR; encoded by the coding sequence ATGAAATTCAAGTATGACGTACTTGTCATAGGCGGCGGACACGCAGGTTGCGAAGCAGCAACGGCAGCAGCCAATATGGGTGCGAAAACCTGTTTGGTAACAATGGATATGAACAAGATTGCACAAATGAGCTGCAACCCTGCCGTGGGAGGCATTGCCAAAGGGCAGATTGTTCGTGAAATAGATGCGCTCGGTGGTCAGATGGGACTGATTACCGACGCCACGGCTATCCAGTTCCGTATGCTCAACCGTTCAAAAGGTCCTGCCGTATGGAGTCCGCGTGCGCAATGCGACCGTGAAAAGTTCATCAGCGAATGGAAACGCACGCTCGACCATACCGACAACCTTGACATCTTTCAGGATCAAGCCGACGAATTGCTCGTAAAAGACAATAAAGCACTGGGTGTCAGAACGATATGGGGTATTGAAATATATGCAAGGACGGTGGTTGTAACTGCCGGAACATTCCTCAACGGACTGATGCACATCGGGCGCAGACAAGTGGAGGGTGGCCGATGTTCGGAACCTGCCGTAAAGAACTTCACAGAAAGCATAACCCACTGGGGCATAACGAGTTCCAGAATGAAGACGGGTACACCGGTACGCATCGACAAGCGTTCTGTACACTTTGAGGATATGGAAGCACAACCGGGCGAAACGGACTATCATCAGTTCTCTTATCTCGACCGGCACAGGGAACTTCCGCAACTTCCGTGCTGGACTTGCAGCACCAACGAAGAGGCACACGAGATACTCCGTGCCGGCGTTGCTGAGTCTCCTCTGTTCAATGGACAGATTCAAAGCACAGGGCCACGCTATTGTCCTTCGATAGAGACAAAGCTCGTAACCTTTCCCGACAAGAACTCCCACCCACTCTTCCTTGAGCCTGAAGGCGTGGATACAAACGAAATGTATCTCAACGGCTTTTCATCGAGTATGCCTTGGGAGATTCAGTTGGAGGCTATCCATCGGGTTCCGGCACTCCGTGATGCGAAAATCTATCGTCCCGGATATGCCATCGAATACGATTACTTCGACCCAACGCAGCTAAAACCCTCGTTGGAATCAAAGATTATCGAGGGTTTGTTCTTTGCAGGACAGGTAAATGGCACTACCGGCTACGAGGAAGCAGGTGGTCAAGGCTTGGTAGCCGGCGTCAATGCAGCTCTGCTCTGTGCGGGAAATGAGCCGTTCGTAATGAAGCGCGACGAAAGCTATATCGGCGTTCTCATCGACGATCTCACTACAAAGGGAGTCGATGAACCCTATCGTATGTTTACTTCTCGTGCCGAATACCGCATTCTTCTGCGTCAGGACGATGCCGATGCCCGACTTACGGAGAAGGCATACGAGTTGGGAATTGCCAAACGCGACCGATATGATTGGTGGATTCAGAAGAAAGAACACATCAACAGAATCATTTCCTATTGTGAAGAAACGGCTGTGAAACCAAACGAAATAAACGGTTATCTGGATTCCATCGGCAGTTCTCCACTTCAAGGAACCGTCAAGATAGCAGATTTGATAGCACGTCCGGGAGTAGGCTTCGATGGTTTGGCAGAGCATCTGCCCAATTTAAAGGAAATAATAGAACAGTCTCCGAACCGCAAGGAAGAGATTTCAGAAGCTGCCGAGACCAAGATGAAATACAAGGGATATATTGAGCGGGAACGGGTTTTCGCAGAAAAGATGCGCCGTCTTGAAGATATTAAAATAAAAGGACACTTCAATTACAGCGAAATCCACGACCTCTCCACCGAATGTCGGCAGAAACTCGAGCGCATTCAACCCGAAACGCTCGCTCAGGCAAGCCGCATTCCGGGCGTAAGTCCGAGCGACATTAATGTGCTTTTGGTATTGATGGGAAGATAA
- a CDS encoding CPBP family intramembrane glutamic endopeptidase, with amino-acid sequence MRIKISDDQWIWLFKLIGGFLLFGFLYGIALSPSLLEIDAAVSAAFMLVFIILVTLAYVGWIKLTEKRKCSELSLRKLLPDTIQGLATGSIYFITVVGIMMLLGAYSIKTTDFNAGEQLKNFVFFFGVAVCEEIMFRGILFRMMDRKWGFVKALIISALLFGFVHITNDNATLWSAFAISIEAGLLFGTIYKWCNNLWMPIGIHWAWNYLQGNVFGFEVSGTDSGSSIITPEITGHELITGGSFGAEASVISVIIGIAFTLFFLQMIRKGELIKENTNI; translated from the coding sequence ATGAGAATTAAAATCTCCGACGACCAATGGATATGGCTCTTCAAGCTGATAGGAGGATTTCTTCTGTTCGGCTTTCTCTATGGAATTGCACTCTCGCCATCCCTGCTTGAAATCGATGCTGCCGTAAGTGCCGCCTTCATGCTTGTATTCATAATCCTCGTTACACTCGCCTATGTGGGCTGGATAAAGCTCACAGAGAAGCGTAAATGCAGCGAACTGAGCCTGCGCAAGCTATTGCCGGACACGATTCAAGGGCTCGCAACAGGCAGCATATACTTCATAACAGTCGTAGGAATTATGATGCTGCTCGGTGCTTACAGCATAAAAACAACCGATTTCAACGCAGGCGAACAACTCAAGAACTTCGTTTTCTTCTTTGGCGTCGCCGTTTGCGAAGAGATTATGTTTCGCGGCATCCTGTTCCGAATGATGGATAGGAAATGGGGATTTGTCAAAGCCCTGATTATCTCAGCCCTTCTGTTCGGATTCGTACACATCACGAACGACAATGCAACGCTCTGGTCGGCATTTGCCATATCCATCGAGGCAGGCCTTTTATTCGGAACGATCTACAAATGGTGCAACAATCTATGGATGCCCATCGGCATTCACTGGGCTTGGAACTATTTGCAGGGCAACGTTTTCGGTTTCGAGGTATCGGGAACAGACAGCGGCAGCAGCATAATAACGCCCGAAATCACGGGTCACGAACTCATCACCGGTGGCAGTTTCGGTGCAGAAGCATCGGTAATATCGGTAATCATCGGTATTGCCTTTACCCTATTCTTCCTCCAGATGATACGAAAAGGGGAACTAATTAAAGAGAACACAAACATTTAA